From Microbacterium sp. LWH11-1.2, one genomic window encodes:
- a CDS encoding polyphosphate kinase 2 family protein produces the protein MNAHTWTNLLRVGDGFRLADVDPDSKPGYDEGKAQGAKDLAAGLVRLNDLQERLFAESRVGTAQDSVLLVLQAMDSAGKGGIVRHVVGGVDPQGVSLAAFKAPTAEERTHDFLWRIEKRLPEPGFIGVFDRSHYEDVLIGRVRQLADGPEIERRYAAINEFEARVAASGTRIVKVMLHISPEEQKARLMERLERPDKHWKYNPGDVDERLLWPKYMEAYQTVFDRTSTEAAPWYVVPANSKWFARLAVQELLLAALEDIDPQWPRADFDVEAEKKRLAAS, from the coding sequence ATGAACGCGCACACCTGGACGAACCTGCTGCGAGTCGGCGACGGTTTCCGCCTCGCTGACGTGGATCCCGACAGCAAGCCCGGCTACGACGAGGGCAAGGCGCAGGGGGCGAAGGATCTCGCCGCCGGGCTCGTGCGACTCAACGACCTGCAGGAGAGGCTCTTCGCCGAGAGCCGGGTCGGCACAGCCCAGGACTCCGTGCTCCTGGTGCTGCAGGCCATGGACTCGGCCGGCAAGGGCGGGATCGTGCGGCACGTCGTCGGCGGCGTCGACCCGCAGGGCGTCTCGCTCGCGGCCTTCAAGGCGCCGACGGCCGAGGAGCGTACGCACGACTTCCTCTGGCGCATCGAGAAGCGCCTGCCGGAACCCGGATTCATCGGCGTCTTCGACCGGTCCCACTACGAGGACGTGCTGATCGGACGCGTGCGCCAGCTCGCGGACGGGCCCGAGATCGAGCGCCGCTACGCCGCGATCAACGAGTTCGAGGCACGGGTCGCAGCGTCCGGCACCCGCATCGTCAAGGTCATGCTGCACATCTCTCCCGAGGAGCAGAAGGCCCGGCTGATGGAGCGCCTCGAACGACCGGACAAGCACTGGAAGTACAACCCGGGCGATGTGGACGAGCGACTGCTGTGGCCGAAGTACATGGAGGCCTACCAGACCGTTTTCGACCGCACGTCCACCGAGGCCGCACCCTGGTACGTCGTTCCGGCGAACTCCAAGTGGTTCGCGCGTCTGGCTGTGCAGGAGCTGCTGCTCGCGGCTCTCGAGGACATCGATCCGCAATGGCCGAGGGCCGACTTCGACGTCGAGGCGGAGAAGAAGCGTCTCGCCGCGAGCTGA
- a CDS encoding isochorismate synthase: protein MHTTHLVVETREIDPVEDLLAYADPARPLAWLRRGDGIVSVGEPLAAIRPPAGDEPRSAALATFWRGMAAQAEIDDAVGLPGTGLVAFGAFAFDEESAADSVLVVPTKVLGRHGDRFWETRIRVAGASDPDEEFATHPYGPHWAGTVGPGAQSPQGYQDSVRAALARIAGGELSKVVLARDLTGSIPAGSDLRRLVRALSTGYPDTWAFAVDGLIGASPETLVTVQNGTVTARVLAGTIGRGADADADTAASAHLASSTKDLDEHQYAVQSVLASLRPHTRALAASEQPFLLKLPNLFHLATDVEGELGNGESALDLVRALHPTAAVAGTPTAAAIAAIRDLEPFDRGRYAGPVGWVDAAGNGEWGIALRCAQFTAAADDIRVIAYAGAGIVAGSDPESELLETRVKFRPLVDALA from the coding sequence GTGCACACCACCCACCTGGTCGTGGAGACCCGCGAGATCGACCCGGTCGAGGACCTCCTGGCCTACGCGGATCCCGCCCGCCCGCTCGCCTGGCTGCGCCGCGGCGATGGCATCGTGTCGGTCGGCGAGCCCCTCGCCGCGATCCGCCCGCCCGCCGGAGACGAGCCGCGCAGCGCAGCCCTCGCCACGTTCTGGCGCGGCATGGCCGCCCAGGCGGAGATCGATGACGCCGTCGGCCTCCCCGGCACGGGGCTGGTGGCCTTCGGCGCCTTCGCCTTCGACGAGGAGTCGGCCGCCGACAGCGTGCTCGTGGTGCCCACGAAGGTGCTCGGTCGCCACGGCGACCGGTTCTGGGAGACCCGCATCCGCGTCGCCGGAGCATCGGATCCCGACGAGGAGTTCGCCACCCACCCGTACGGACCCCACTGGGCGGGCACTGTCGGCCCCGGTGCGCAGAGCCCGCAGGGCTACCAGGACTCCGTCCGCGCCGCGCTCGCGCGCATCGCCGGCGGCGAGCTGAGCAAGGTCGTGCTGGCCCGAGACCTCACCGGCAGCATCCCGGCCGGCTCCGATCTGCGCCGCCTGGTCCGCGCCCTGTCGACGGGCTACCCCGACACCTGGGCGTTCGCGGTCGACGGGCTGATCGGCGCGAGCCCCGAGACGCTGGTGACCGTGCAGAACGGCACCGTCACGGCCCGGGTCCTCGCCGGCACGATCGGGCGCGGGGCCGACGCGGATGCCGACACCGCGGCATCCGCTCATCTCGCCTCGAGCACGAAGGATCTCGACGAGCATCAGTACGCCGTGCAGAGCGTGCTCGCCTCGCTCCGCCCGCACACACGGGCGCTCGCTGCGAGCGAGCAGCCGTTCCTGCTCAAGCTGCCGAATCTGTTCCACCTGGCGACCGACGTCGAGGGCGAGCTCGGAAACGGCGAGTCGGCGCTCGATCTCGTGCGGGCGCTGCATCCGACCGCGGCGGTCGCCGGGACGCCGACGGCGGCCGCGATCGCCGCGATCCGCGACCTCGAGCCCTTCGACCGCGGCCGCTATGCGGGGCCGGTGGGGTGGGTGGATGCTGCGGGCAACGGCGAGTGGGGCATCGCGCTGCGCTGCGCGCAGTTCACCGCGGCCGCCGACGACATCCGGGTGATCGCCTATGCGGGCGCGGGCATCGTCGCCGGTTCCGACCCGGAGTCGGAGCTGCTCGAGACCAGGGTCAAGTTCCGCCCGCTGGTCGACGCCCTCGCCTGA
- a CDS encoding class I SAM-dependent methyltransferase, giving the protein MTPNEKNRADLGKDPARVSGMFDQVAAGYDRTNTAMTFGNDALWRAATTRAVAPKPGERILDLGAGTASSSASLARSGAEVVAADFSPGMLAEGQRRHGAMRNLSFVQADATDLPFADAEFDAVTMSYALRNVSDPKKALRELLRVTKPGGRLVINEFSTPPGKLFRGAYRFYNDQVLPRVARVAGTNGDAYDYLNESIREWPDQKKLSAWIREAGWAEVAYRNLSFGIVALHRARKPE; this is encoded by the coding sequence GTGACCCCGAACGAGAAGAACCGCGCCGATCTCGGCAAGGACCCCGCCCGCGTCAGCGGCATGTTCGACCAGGTCGCCGCCGGCTACGACCGCACCAACACGGCGATGACCTTCGGCAACGACGCGCTCTGGCGCGCGGCGACGACGAGGGCCGTGGCGCCGAAGCCGGGGGAGCGCATCCTCGACCTCGGGGCGGGCACCGCATCGTCGTCGGCATCCCTCGCCCGCAGCGGCGCAGAGGTGGTCGCCGCCGACTTCTCACCGGGGATGCTGGCCGAGGGACAGCGCCGACACGGCGCGATGCGCAACCTCTCCTTCGTCCAGGCCGACGCGACCGACCTTCCCTTCGCGGATGCCGAGTTCGACGCGGTCACGATGTCGTACGCCCTGCGCAACGTCAGCGATCCGAAGAAGGCGCTCCGCGAGCTGCTCCGCGTGACGAAGCCGGGAGGCCGCCTCGTCATCAACGAGTTCTCCACGCCTCCGGGCAAGCTCTTCCGCGGCGCCTACCGGTTCTACAACGACCAGGTGCTGCCCCGGGTCGCCCGTGTCGCGGGGACGAACGGCGACGCCTACGACTACCTCAACGAGTCGATCCGGGAGTGGCCCGACCAGAAGAAGCTCTCCGCCTGGATCCGCGAGGCGGGCTGGGCCGAGGTGGCCTATCGCAACCTCTCCTTCGGCATCGTGGCCCTCCACAGAGCGCGCAAGCCCGAGTGA